The DNA window TGCGACGAGCGCACTGACAATCGGCGTGATTACCCAACCCAAACAAATCAAACCAATATTATCCCAGGCGATCGCCTCTTTCCCAATGGCTACCCAGCTAAATCCAGCGATCGCACCTACGACTGCATGGGATGAAGCTACGGGTAAACCTTGACTCGTAGCCACCTGTAACCAAATACCACAGGCAAGCAATACGGCAATCATTCCCAATAAAAAAATCTGGGGAGTTTCCGCAAATAGACTCGGATTAGCCACCTTTGTCGCCAAAGTAGCAGATACTTGCTTACCAAAGACTACCGCCCCAGTAAACTCTAAAATACCTGCGACAATAATTGCTTGAGTTAGGGTGATTGCTTTTGAGCCAACGGATGTACCCATCGAGTTCGCAACGTCATTTGCCCCCAGATTCCAGGCAACATAACCAGCCAAGAGAGAAATAAGTGTTAGGTAGATTAAAGTGTTAGACAAATATGTTAGGGGATTAGCTCAGTAATTACAAAATAGCTAGTTTCGGCTTGAGAAACAATATATAAATAGATTTTGTCTGAATAGATTAACTATAAAATAAATAAATAATGACAAGATAGATGAATAGATAATACTAAATCATAAATGAATTTTTTGCTTAAGCCAGGCTCAATATTTCGTCGCTTTGTTGGCATCATTGCTAATTTAAAACTAGCTATTATTCTCTTACTGGCGATCGCCGTTGTCAGTATTTCAGGAACAGTCATTGAACAGGCAGAAACTCTCTCTTTCTATCAACAAAACTACCCTGAATCTCCTGCTTTATACGGTTTTTTGACCTGGAAAGTGATTCTTGCTTGGGGACTAAATCATGTTTATAGTACCTGGTGGTATCTTTCCCTGCTGATTTTATTTGGTGCAAGTTTAACCGCCTGTACCTTCACGAGACAGTTACCCGCCCTTAAAGCTGCCCGTAAGTGGAAATACTATCAAAAGCCCCAACAATATGAAAAACTGGCTCTCAGCGCCGAATTAGAGCAAGGTTCAATCAAGTCTTTAATTCCTCTGCTCAAACAGCAAAACTATCAAGTCTGGCAACAGGATCATACTCTATATGCCCGTAAAGGAATTATTGGTCGGATTGGGCCGATTATCGTTCATGCTGGGATGTTAATTGTCTTAGCAGGGGGAATGTGGGGCATTTTTACTGGTTTTTTTGCTCAAGAAATGGTTGCCAGTGGCAATACTTTTAACATCCAAAATATTATTGAATTAGGGCCGTTTGGGGCTAATCAACTGCCTACAGATTGGTCAGTTAAAGTAAATCGCTTTTGGATTGACTACACCGAGAATGGTGATATCGATCAATTCTATTCCGATCTTTCGGTGTTGAGCGATCGCGGTGAAGAAATTAAACGAGAAACGATTCATGTTAATAAACCCCTGCGGTATGATGGCGTTACTTTCTATCAAACCAACTGGAGTATTGCTGCGGCCAAGGTACAGTTAAACAATAGCCCGATCTTTCAGCTACCTGTGGCGAAGTTAGACACTCTGGGGGCGGGTAATATCTGGGGAACTTGGATTCCAACCAAGCCCGATATGAGTACTGGGGTTTCCATGCTGATTAAGGATCTTCAGGGAACAGCTTTGATTTATAACCAGCAAGGAGATTTAACCAGCGCCATTCGGATTGGTCAAAGTATCAATATTGACGGGATTAACATTAAGCTGATTGATATTATTGGCAGTACTGGCTTACAGATTAAAGCCGATCCTGGTGTGCCAATTGTTTATACAGGCTTTGCTTTACTAATGATTGGGGTAGTTATGAGCTACTTTTCCCATTCTCAAATCTGGGCGTTAGAACAAGATCGTAGCTTTTATTTTGGGGCAAAAACCAATCGGGCGCAGGTAAGCTTTGAGCGAGAAATGTTGGGGGTAATCGATGCCTTAAATAGTGAACCTGAATCTGTCGATTTGCCTGAACCTAGTAAATCCTTGATTTAGCGTGAGTTCGGACTACGATAATTTAACGGTTAAGGTTAATAAAAGCGATCGCCGTTATTTCCTACAATTTCAATTTAATCAACGAAAACTAAATGTTAGTGTTAATTTCCCCTGCCAAAACCTTAGACTTTGAAACTCCTGCACCGATTCAACGCTTTTCTCAACCAGAATTTTTAGCCGATACAGAGAGACTAGTTACACAGCTACGACAGCTATCAGCACCAGAAATTTCTACTTTAATGAAGATTAGCGACAAGTTGGGGGAATTAAATAGCGATCGCTTTAAGACTTGGCAAGCCACTTTTGATGACACGAAGGCGAAACAGGCTTTATTGGCGTTTCAGGGTGATGTTTATCAGGGAATGCAAGTGGATCGCTTTGAACCAGAAGATTTTGATTTTGCCCAAGAACATTTAAGAATACTCTCAGGGTTATATGGGGTGCTACGTCCATTAGATCTAATCCAACCCTATCGCTTAGAAATGGGGACAAAGTTAGCTCATGCCAAACTACAAGATTTATCAGCAAATACCCTCTATGAGTTTTGGGCGGATAAGTTAACTCACACTATTAATCAGCAGCTAGAGAAACTAGAGCAAAAAACTATTATCAACCTAGCTTCTAATGAATATTTCCAAGCAGTAAAACCTAAATTGCTGACAGGAGCAATTATTACCCCTGTGTTTAAAGATTGGCACAATGGTAAATACAAAATCATCAGTTTCTACGCCAAAAAAGCTCGTGGCATGATGGCAGCCTACATTATTAAAAACCGTCTAAAAAATACAGCAGATCTGCCAAATTTTGCCGAAGCTGGCTATAGCTATAATCCTGAATTATCTGAGCAACAACATCTAGTTTTCACCCGACGATAAATGCGAACGATCATTACCCATTACCCATTACCCATTACCCATTACCCATTACCCATTACCTATTACCTATTACCTATTACTCAAAACCCCACAATTACTTGCCACATGCCAGTTGCCAAAAATGCGATCGCCCCTATTTGCGGGATTAAATATCTAAACTGCTGACGGGCAATCTTTTGAGTTAATAAAATTGCTAGCAACACGCCGATAATTAGACAGCTACCCTGGAGAAAAGCAATTACGGCAGGATGAGCGACAAGTACAGGAAGACTTGCACCATTTAAACCGAAAGTTGCCATGGTTACGGGGAGTATTCTACCTCCCTCACTTAAGCCTAGGCGTAGATAGTGAGCTAAGTTTCCAGCTAAAACCAGAGGTAAATAGCCATAAGCTAATTCAATAAATTTACGAGGTGTATGTTTGCGGTTCAATTTGCTGATTAGTATATTTGCTCCTTGGGCTAGTAAAGGCAAGATAATCGGTACTGCCAAAACTACCACGGAAACTAAAGCATGGTTGCTAAATCGCTCTAGATGTAAATCTAAACCTAGTCTGGTGGATATTTCTGGTAAACGGTGCAGAAAAATAACGTTTAACAACAAGAACAACAACGCCACTTCATAACTATGGGGTGTGTGAGTTGTCCAGAGTTCAATCCCAGGAGGACGTAAATTAAACTCTACTGAGCGGTGGGGACAGGCTTTAAGACAAGTCATACAGAGGACGCAATCTTTATTATCTACTAGCTGTGCGGGATGGGAATAGAGGGGACAGCCGTTAGTTTCTTGTCCTTCTCCTTTTGCAGCACCACCCTTATAACATTGGTAGGTTGTACAGGTTGCCGAACAAGTTCCCTGTTGCGCTCGTAATTCCGTCATGGAAAGCTTGGCGAATAAGCCGTTCATGCCGCCAATTGGACAGAGATAGCGACACCAGAAACGCCGTTCAAAAATGGTAGAAAAGATCATCGCCCCTGCGGTAATTAGCAGCAGCAA is part of the Pleurocapsa minor HA4230-MV1 genome and encodes:
- a CDS encoding cytochrome c biogenesis protein, whose amino-acid sequence is MNFLLKPGSIFRRFVGIIANLKLAIILLLAIAVVSISGTVIEQAETLSFYQQNYPESPALYGFLTWKVILAWGLNHVYSTWWYLSLLILFGASLTACTFTRQLPALKAARKWKYYQKPQQYEKLALSAELEQGSIKSLIPLLKQQNYQVWQQDHTLYARKGIIGRIGPIIVHAGMLIVLAGGMWGIFTGFFAQEMVASGNTFNIQNIIELGPFGANQLPTDWSVKVNRFWIDYTENGDIDQFYSDLSVLSDRGEEIKRETIHVNKPLRYDGVTFYQTNWSIAAAKVQLNNSPIFQLPVAKLDTLGAGNIWGTWIPTKPDMSTGVSMLIKDLQGTALIYNQQGDLTSAIRIGQSINIDGINIKLIDIIGSTGLQIKADPGVPIVYTGFALLMIGVVMSYFSHSQIWALEQDRSFYFGAKTNRAQVSFEREMLGVIDALNSEPESVDLPEPSKSLI
- the yaaA gene encoding peroxide stress protein YaaA, coding for MLVLISPAKTLDFETPAPIQRFSQPEFLADTERLVTQLRQLSAPEISTLMKISDKLGELNSDRFKTWQATFDDTKAKQALLAFQGDVYQGMQVDRFEPEDFDFAQEHLRILSGLYGVLRPLDLIQPYRLEMGTKLAHAKLQDLSANTLYEFWADKLTHTINQQLEKLEQKTIINLASNEYFQAVKPKLLTGAIITPVFKDWHNGKYKIISFYAKKARGMMAAYIIKNRLKNTADLPNFAEAGYSYNPELSEQQHLVFTRR